The following coding sequences are from one Clostridioides difficile ATCC 9689 = DSM 1296 window:
- the radC gene encoding RadC family protein, whose translation MAPEERPREKMLAKGVKSLSNAELLAILLRTGNKNKNAIELANYIINRDIQGIRHLEDMTIEELCNIDGIGLSKSTQIKAALELGSRVASFKPIKYKIRNPWDIQRYYMDSLRYLKKEVFKAVLLNTKNEIISDVDVSIGTLSSSLVHPREVFKEAIRRSASKIIVMHNHPSGSVEPSREDKNITSRLIKCGEIIGIEIIDHIIIGDGLYFSFKENMII comes from the coding sequence ATGGCACCAGAGGAAAGACCCAGAGAAAAGATGCTTGCCAAAGGCGTAAAAAGCTTATCAAATGCTGAGTTGTTGGCTATACTTTTAAGAACTGGCAACAAGAATAAAAATGCTATTGAATTAGCCAACTATATAATAAATAGAGATATTCAGGGTATTAGACATTTAGAAGATATGACAATAGAGGAGCTGTGTAATATAGATGGAATTGGGTTATCAAAATCAACCCAAATTAAAGCAGCTTTAGAACTAGGCTCTAGAGTAGCTAGTTTTAAACCTATAAAGTATAAAATAAGGAATCCTTGGGATATACAGAGGTATTATATGGATAGCCTAAGGTATTTAAAAAAAGAGGTTTTTAAAGCGGTTCTTTTAAACACAAAAAATGAGATAATATCTGATGTAGATGTATCTATAGGGACTTTAAGCTCGTCATTAGTCCATCCAAGAGAGGTTTTTAAAGAAGCTATAAGAAGAAGTGCAAGTAAGATAATAGTGATGCATAATCACCCTTCAGGAAGTGTAGAACCATCAAGAGAAGATAAAAATATCACATCAAGACTTATTAAATGTGGAGAAATAATTGGAATAGAAATAATAGACCATATAATTATTGGAGATGGATTATACTTTAGCTTTAAAGAAAATATGATAATTTGA
- a CDS encoding rod shape-determining protein: MAKEKKKEKKGFFSFNKMTKDMGIDLGTANTLVYIKGQGIVVREPSVVAIRDDSKEVLAVGEEAKKMIGRTPGNIVAIRPMKDGVIADFDITQSMISYFIQKAADKKGVVSPRIAICVPFGVTEVEKRAIEEAARQAGAKDAFLIEEPMAAAIGAGLKVEEPEGNMVVDIGGGTSEIAVISLGGIVTAKSIRIGGDEFDESIVAYVKKEYNLMIGERTAENVKINIGSTFKDDEEINMQIRGRDLISGLPKTIEICSTEVREALKEPVSSIVDAIKSTLERTPPELASDIMENGIMLTGGGALLRGLDKLITQETGMSVQIAETPLDCVALGTGKSVEDQEIFEKVLMMNTKN; encoded by the coding sequence ATGGCTAAGGAAAAAAAGAAAGAAAAAAAAGGTTTTTTTAGTTTTAATAAGATGACAAAGGATATGGGAATAGATTTAGGGACTGCAAATACATTAGTTTACATAAAAGGACAAGGTATTGTTGTTAGAGAACCATCAGTTGTCGCAATAAGAGATGATAGTAAAGAGGTATTAGCAGTAGGTGAAGAAGCCAAAAAAATGATAGGTAGAACACCAGGAAATATAGTAGCTATAAGACCTATGAAAGATGGAGTAATAGCTGATTTTGACATAACTCAATCAATGATTAGCTATTTTATACAAAAAGCGGCTGATAAAAAAGGTGTTGTAAGTCCAAGAATAGCTATATGTGTTCCTTTTGGAGTTACAGAAGTAGAAAAGAGAGCTATAGAAGAGGCTGCAAGACAAGCAGGAGCTAAAGATGCATTCCTTATAGAAGAGCCAATGGCAGCGGCTATAGGGGCTGGATTAAAAGTTGAAGAACCAGAAGGTAATATGGTAGTTGATATTGGTGGAGGTACTTCAGAAATAGCTGTAATATCTTTAGGAGGAATCGTTACTGCTAAATCTATAAGAATAGGTGGAGACGAATTTGACGAGTCTATAGTGGCTTATGTAAAAAAAGAATATAATCTTATGATAGGTGAAAGAACTGCTGAAAATGTAAAAATTAACATAGGTTCTACATTTAAAGATGATGAAGAAATAAATATGCAAATAAGAGGTAGAGATTTAATCTCAGGATTACCTAAAACAATAGAAATATGCTCTACAGAAGTTAGAGAAGCATTAAAAGAACCTGTAAGTTCAATAGTAGATGCAATAAAATCTACACTAGAAAGAACTCCACCAGAATTAGCCTCAGATATAATGGAAAACGGAATAATGCTAACAGGAGGAGGCGCTTTGCTTAGAGGTCTTGATAAGCTTATTACACAGGAAACTGGTATGTCTGTACAAATAGCAGAAACACCTCTTGATTGTGTTGCACTTGGAACAGGTAAATCTGTTGAAGACCAAGAAATCTTTGAAAAAGTATTAATGATGAATACTAAGAATTAG
- the mreC gene encoding rod shape-determining protein MreC has product MALRFDKNKNEKKRINVKVIATGVVAITLIGIVGISIGKFSSGSPVNLGVASDAITSVGKGINDGFSFIKNGFKDVANFKDNSKKVKKLEEENEKLKKNMIALNAKLDKTESLEELKKTLNFVQEEYKATSISASVVGKNDGNWYESFVIGAGKNSGVKKESIVMNGSGLVGIVYEVSNNYSKAISLLDSKASVSFKLAKDANAKGTITQNTTLDNKDSYNSKGYLQGYMFDSSYNVIQGDIITTSGLGFFPDGIPIGEVEKVVDDKDKSLKYVVVKPYVDFKNINDVVVIEPRNIG; this is encoded by the coding sequence ATGGCCTTGAGATTTGACAAGAACAAAAATGAGAAAAAAAGGATTAATGTTAAAGTGATAGCAACGGGCGTAGTTGCTATCACTTTAATTGGAATTGTGGGTATATCAATTGGTAAATTTTCTAGTGGTAGTCCAGTAAATTTAGGAGTAGCTTCAGATGCTATTACAAGTGTAGGTAAGGGAATAAATGATGGATTTTCTTTTATCAAAAATGGTTTTAAAGATGTAGCAAATTTTAAAGATAATTCTAAAAAGGTAAAAAAATTAGAAGAAGAAAATGAAAAACTTAAAAAAAATATGATAGCTTTAAATGCCAAACTAGATAAAACAGAATCGCTAGAAGAGTTAAAAAAGACACTGAACTTTGTACAAGAAGAGTATAAGGCGACAAGTATTTCAGCAAGTGTTGTTGGTAAAAATGATGGAAACTGGTATGAGAGTTTTGTCATAGGTGCAGGAAAAAATTCAGGTGTAAAAAAAGAAAGTATAGTTATGAATGGTAGTGGATTAGTTGGCATAGTTTATGAGGTTTCCAACAATTATAGTAAGGCAATTTCACTATTGGATTCTAAGGCATCTGTAAGCTTTAAACTAGCAAAGGATGCCAATGCTAAAGGTACAATTACTCAAAATACTACTTTAGATAATAAAGATAGTTATAATAGTAAAGGATATTTGCAAGGATATATGTTTGACTCATCATATAATGTAATTCAAGGAGATATAATAACAACATCAGGTCTTGGATTCTTCCCAGATGGTATACCAATTGGCGAAGTTGAAAAAGTGGTTGATGATAAAGATAAGTCATTAAAATATGTAGTTGTAAAACCTTATGTTGATTTTAAGAATATAAATGACGTTGTAGTCATAGAACCAAGAAATATAGGATAA
- the mreD gene encoding rod shape-determining protein MreD produces the protein MKKVLLCLLGIVLMTIENSITNYIDIFGISFNLVLIYVTIISLYLDELEGGIIAAIIGLIKDITVGGIFGVNALILFIIAYAIGYMRDQLYKGSYIITFVLIFIGSLIDSIVNIGTSSIIYQSYNISTLFVKGLLVAPIVNSLIGLVIYRLSKRAVLKLKED, from the coding sequence ATGAAAAAAGTTTTACTTTGTCTGTTGGGGATTGTGCTTATGACTATAGAAAATAGTATAACAAATTATATAGATATTTTTGGCATAAGCTTTAATTTAGTTCTTATATATGTAACCATAATCTCTCTTTATTTAGATGAATTAGAAGGTGGGATTATAGCAGCAATAATAGGGCTTATTAAAGACATAACCGTTGGTGGAATTTTTGGTGTAAATGCATTAATTTTGTTTATTATTGCATATGCAATTGGATACATGAGAGATCAGCTATATAAAGGTAGTTATATTATTACTTTCGTTTTAATTTTTATAGGCAGTTTAATTGATTCAATTGTCAATATAGGTACATCTAGTATAATTTATCAAAGCTACAACATATCAACACTTTTTGTAAAAGGTCTACTAGTAGCACCAATAGTGAATAGTTTAATTGGTTTAGTAATATATCGCTTATCTAAAAGAGCAGTTTTAAAACTTAAAGAAGATTAG
- a CDS encoding penicillin-binding transpeptidase domain-containing protein translates to MEENKQVDRLKIIKIVMGVIFLAILVKIIYMTTFKYEYYNELAENKTYKKLAIEAPRGEIKDRYGRLLAGNKNLFTVQVSGNDINKKDANKHSRANEISLKLINLLERNGEEYVDEFPIYVENGKYYYTYDRDIREYKSENGIPNDYNAKESFYYLVDKLISAGILSQEDKRLDATRLQAKLNENGYYPPILVSKWMFTAERDKRDWLASYKIKETKLSAKEAFEKVRNSDALEIDKSLSDEDARKIMVVRDLIKSKGYSQYNPVTIAKDVGETTIAQIEESAMDLVGVSIAVEPVRYYPNGSLASHMLGYVGKMPSTQIESYLQKGYETGDMVGLAGVEKSNESRLRGTDGYKMVKVDALGRISKEIESKKPKSGDTVYLTLDKDLQEVSDNALKQIIEVASKGGTFKSKFGDKPISAYAGKAQSAALIAIDVKNGEVLASSSYPNYDPNKFAKGISTEDYKALQPKNPNDLLAGSPLLNLVTQGEFQPGSSFKMVTSMAALENGLDPNFTINDPGVIMLGKKSFGDYVWNHGRGNHGMTNLYKAIQESCNIYMATIGTGKTWPDGKSIGIDMNANKILEYAKLFGLDQNTGLQDEVEERAGKVPSTEDKLKSTQALLKSNLEREMANDFVDITREKNPKEYEKRINEIVSWAAEKKTPGRVETMNRLKKLDVKEDRIEEVADLAVFSYFNFAKWSTADTFNLAIGQGENAYTPAQISRYVAAIANGGNLVELSVVDRAVSSDYSSVKINDQKKVEKIPFKNPDNLKELTKGMKLVARQGTAKSAFADFPIDVAAKTGTAEKSGKIPTDNEYEYLKSHMSSYNVNLNDAIKLADKMKAEKEKELSLAKEKEIKKKLENKDLKDEERKKLEEELEDGVKVRLEDTDKVNSSYLRKAIKELNPKITDDQIDRFKQDYGSFTWTVAFAPADDPEIAVVCVIPQGDSSVFSLLPTREVIGTYMGLEPTNSKNDNKTNDVNNSSDENINFESQINR, encoded by the coding sequence ATGGAAGAAAATAAACAAGTTGATAGACTAAAAATAATTAAGATAGTCATGGGCGTGATATTTTTAGCTATTTTAGTAAAAATAATCTATATGACTACATTTAAATATGAATATTACAATGAGTTAGCTGAGAATAAAACATATAAAAAGTTGGCAATAGAAGCTCCAAGAGGAGAAATAAAAGATAGATATGGAAGACTGTTGGCAGGAAATAAAAACTTATTTACTGTTCAAGTTTCAGGTAACGATATTAATAAGAAAGATGCAAATAAGCATTCAAGAGCAAATGAAATATCATTAAAACTTATAAATTTGCTGGAGAGAAATGGTGAAGAATATGTAGATGAGTTTCCTATATATGTAGAAAATGGAAAGTACTATTATACATATGACAGAGATATTAGGGAATATAAATCAGAAAATGGTATTCCAAATGATTATAATGCTAAGGAAAGTTTTTATTACTTGGTGGATAAACTTATATCAGCTGGAATATTATCTCAAGAAGATAAAAGATTGGATGCGACAAGATTACAGGCAAAACTAAATGAAAATGGATATTATCCACCTATTTTAGTTAGTAAATGGATGTTCACAGCAGAAAGAGATAAGAGAGATTGGTTGGCTAGTTATAAGATAAAAGAAACTAAACTGAGTGCCAAAGAAGCGTTTGAAAAAGTAAGAAATAGTGATGCATTAGAAATTGATAAAAGTTTGAGTGATGAAGATGCAAGAAAAATAATGGTCGTAAGGGATTTGATAAAATCAAAAGGATATTCTCAATATAATCCAGTAACTATTGCTAAGGATGTAGGAGAAACTACGATTGCTCAAATTGAAGAAAGTGCTATGGACCTTGTTGGTGTTTCAATAGCAGTAGAACCAGTAAGATATTATCCTAATGGGTCATTAGCTTCTCATATGTTAGGATATGTAGGAAAAATGCCATCCACTCAAATAGAATCATACCTTCAAAAAGGTTATGAAACTGGAGACATGGTAGGTCTTGCAGGAGTAGAAAAGAGTAATGAAAGTAGATTAAGAGGAACTGATGGTTATAAAATGGTTAAAGTTGATGCATTGGGTAGAATCAGTAAAGAAATTGAATCTAAAAAACCTAAATCAGGAGATACTGTGTATCTTACACTAGATAAAGATTTACAAGAAGTTTCAGACAATGCATTAAAACAGATAATCGAAGTTGCTTCTAAAGGAGGTACTTTTAAAAGTAAATTTGGGGACAAACCAATTAGTGCATATGCAGGAAAAGCACAGTCAGCAGCTCTTATAGCTATTGATGTTAAAAATGGAGAAGTATTAGCTTCATCAAGTTATCCTAATTATGACCCAAATAAATTTGCAAAAGGTATTTCTACAGAGGATTATAAAGCACTTCAACCAAAAAATCCAAATGACTTACTAGCAGGAAGTCCACTTTTAAACTTGGTTACACAAGGGGAATTTCAGCCAGGTTCTTCATTTAAGATGGTAACTTCAATGGCAGCGTTAGAAAATGGTCTGGATCCAAACTTTACTATAAATGACCCTGGGGTTATAATGTTAGGTAAAAAATCTTTTGGTGACTATGTATGGAACCATGGTAGAGGAAACCATGGTATGACAAACTTATATAAAGCAATACAAGAGTCTTGTAATATATATATGGCAACAATTGGTACAGGTAAAACATGGCCAGATGGAAAAAGCATTGGTATAGATATGAATGCAAATAAAATACTTGAGTATGCAAAATTATTTGGGCTTGACCAAAATACAGGGCTTCAAGATGAAGTAGAAGAAAGAGCAGGTAAAGTTCCTAGCACAGAAGATAAATTGAAATCAACACAAGCTCTTCTAAAGTCAAATTTAGAAAGAGAAATGGCAAATGATTTTGTTGATATAACTAGAGAAAAAAATCCTAAAGAATATGAGAAAAGAATCAATGAGATTGTAAGCTGGGCAGCAGAAAAGAAAACTCCTGGTAGAGTTGAAACAATGAATAGGCTAAAAAAATTGGATGTTAAAGAAGATAGAATTGAAGAAGTAGCAGATTTAGCAGTATTTAGTTATTTTAACTTTGCAAAATGGAGTACTGCAGATACATTTAACTTAGCTATAGGTCAAGGTGAAAATGCTTATACACCAGCTCAAATATCAAGATATGTAGCTGCTATAGCAAATGGAGGTAATTTAGTAGAATTATCTGTAGTTGATAGAGCTGTTTCAAGTGATTATTCATCAGTTAAAATTAATGACCAGAAGAAAGTCGAAAAAATACCTTTTAAAAATCCAGATAACTTAAAAGAATTAACAAAAGGTATGAAATTGGTTGCAAGACAAGGTACAGCGAAGAGTGCTTTTGCTGATTTTCCAATAGATGTAGCAGCAAAAACTGGTACAGCTGAGAAAAGTGGGAAAATACCTACAGATAACGAGTATGAATATTTAAAAAGTCATATGTCATCTTATAATGTCAACCTAAATGATGCGATTAAACTAGCTGATAAGATGAAAGCAGAAAAAGAAAAAGAGCTTTCATTAGCTAAGGAAAAGGAAATAAAAAAGAAATTAGAAAATAAAGATTTGAAAGACGAAGAAAGAAAGAAATTAGAGGAAGAATTAGAAGATGGAGTAAAAGTTAGATTAGAGGACACTGATAAGGTGAATTCTTCATATCTAAGAAAAGCTATAAAAGAATTAAATCCAAAAATAACAGATGACCAAATAGATAGATTTAAACAAGATTATGGTTCTTTTACGTGGACTGTTGCTTTTGCTCCAGCAGATGACCCAGAAATAGCTGTTGTATGTGTAATTCCTCAAGGTGATTCAAGTGTATTCTCACTTTTACCAACTAGAGAAGTTATTGGAACTTATATGGGATTAGAGCCAACTAATAGTAAAAATGACAACAAGACGAATGATGTTAACAATTCTTCTGACGAAAATATAAATTTCGAGTCACAAATTAATAGATAG